The sequence below is a genomic window from Glycine max cultivar Williams 82 chromosome 20, Glycine_max_v4.0, whole genome shotgun sequence.
tagggaataagccatggaagaaggagcttcaccaccaagatgagccttggataagaagcttagagaggatgcttcaatggaggaaaagaaagaggaagagaaagagagagggggaagcatgaaattgaaggaagaaaaagggagagaagttgaactttgagttgtgtctcacaacactctcattcatcaaagttacaacaagtgttacacatgcttctatttatagactacgtagcttccttgagaagttttcttgaaaaaacttccttgagaagcttctttgagaaaacttccttgagaagctagagcttagctacacacacccctctcataactaagctcacctccttgagaagcttccttaagaagattcctaaagaagctagagcttagccacacatacctctctaatagctaagttcacctccttgagatgagaagctagagcttagctacacccccctataatagctaagctcacccccatgacaaaatacatgaaaatacataaaaaattccctactacaaagactactcaaaatgcctcgaaatacaaggctaaaaccctatactactagaatggccaaaatacaaggcccaaacgaaggaaaaacctattctaatatttacaaagataagcgggctcatacttagcccatggctCAAAATccaccctaaggctcatgagaaccctagggccttcccttggatctctggcccaatctacttggagtcttctatccaatgcccttgcggggtaggattgcatcaggggtgagcttagctattataggggttgtgtgtagctaagctctagcttctttaggaatcttctcaagaaatcttctcaaggaggtgagcttagttattagaggggtgtgtgtagctaagctctaacttctcaaggaagttttctcaaagaagcttctcaaggaagttttctcaagaaagcttcttaaggaagctacctagtctataaatagaagcatgtgtaacacttattgtaactttgatgaatgagagtcttgtgagacacaactcaaagttcaatgtctctccctttttcttccttcaatttcgtgctcccccctctctctttctccccctctttcttttcctccattgaagcatcctctccaaacttcttatccaaggctcatcttggtggtgaagctccttcttccatggcttattccctagtggatggcgcctcctctcacctcttctcctttgtcttccgctgcatctccatggtggaaaatcaccattaaaggacctcattaaagctcaaagatccagcctacatagaagccccacaagcaagcttccatcatggTGCAatataacatcgattttggccgaatcgatgttgtttttgcatttttttttacatttttttgctAACCACATTGATTTTTAGAAGAATCAATGTTGTATAGTagatttcaacatcggttttcataactgatgttaaaaatgatatttttaacgATAGTAGTTTCAACATCAGTTCATACcgtaaaaattgatgttaaaagtttattttcttgtaaTAAATGAATACCAAATTAATGCATGCCAGATGTAGGTAAAATCAATAacaataaatgtttttgttgGTATACAATATACAATATATCCAAATCCAAATTAGTGATCTAGAAAGAAATGATTGTGgtaaatttaagttaattagattaattaattatatatacaatttaTTAAGAAGAATATAAAACCTGAAATAGGAAACACATCTATTAGTATCATTGTGAGCTTTCATTATTGAATTTTGTTAAATTGTTAagtataaatttagaatatatatatatatatatatatatatatatatatatatatatatatatatatcaattgttAAATTCCATAAAATACAATGCTTACTATTTTTTCCTATATAAATGACaatgtagaaaataaaaatatattttagaaaagaatattaaagatatatttgagaaatagttataaaaaaatataagatactAATTTTATAAGCGTGTTTGGGTCaagtgaaagagaaaaaataattgtacGAGTCATGATAGTAGTAATAAGTTTGAGGCTAATTCCTTACGTTATTGATTACCATTACAAATTATTTGTcattaatatcattttaaaaaaacttataaaaaatccGAACCACTTGTTATAAATGATCCAACTTATTaccaattgtcgcaacctaccctttggcgggaggacGATGCGAGACTCAAGGGTGtgtctttcaaaaaagaaaacgcgcgggagtcgccaccaacgtttattcaaggaaaatgttagacaaaccaaaaaggggtctgcgaattttgagaataagggttcgggagttgtttacgtgcggggaaggtattaacaccccatGCGTCCGTCACACGGGACGACAGCCTTTGACCGAGTGtgtaaaatcatgatttcaatatttatttgttttcctttttaatgtttttttacttgttggggtcgacaagagcgttgcccttgctcctacatattctcaagtgcgatgaggaaatcagacctacgtagttctttaaaagtGAGAAAGTTATGCGTAGAGTTGATTATAAACTTTTGAAAAGTTCATTTTTAACCGATAACAATAAAAGAGAccattaaggtgttggaccttgaatggACTCTTGTGGATAGAAAGCTtgattacatgttgattttatcttggtttcacttatttactttcaatCTGATTAAAAGACGACTTGTGAGGTaaatgattggttgaaattttattttgcaaggataaaacgagattacaacacaaatgatcggttgaaattcgctttacatgaacaaatgagaTCActtatggtagaagaatgagatgaaagaTGTGCAAAGCAACAAGGAGGACACCGAAGGGTGCATAGTGCGAATTTAAAACCTTAAAATGAATACTAACTGGTTGATGAACGAAGAACAATGCGGGAATCGATCACGGTTGCGATTTAGAAGCGCCTCAacctcattttttcttcttctccttaatTTCACTAAATGCTTTCAATATatgaaggctgaaccccttcctttagccccctcacgcctatttataggaaatgaggggatTTGGTTGATctgtagctcgcccaggcgagctgttgcttcaacctgaagtaaccttgctcgcccaagcgagctggttacttcatgTCTAAGTTATTTGGGGGCCCAGACAAGCCAGAGGCTAGCTTGGGCGAGTCAGGGGTCAAAAAAGCTCCAAAATGACCCTTTTTCCCTCCCACTTGAGTATTTTCTGCATTCTTTGCTGAAACGTCGAAAAACCATTCGTATTGCGCAACAACTGGTGTCAAGAAACACAACTTGGCTAACAAGAATCAAAACGTTAGCAAATGATCATCCTCAgaagaaattagggtctgacagttatccctttttacttatcttttattgaaaatgaaaaaggtaagtaaagataaggacactaatttcatccTAGCGATCTTTCCATCCGACTGGCTACTAGCGAAAACCCAAGCAGTGAaacctgtaaaaagaaaaaaaaatgtaagaggCATCAGGTACATCAAACAAAAGACCTTGAAGTCTTACAATGTAaaggagacattgaagtcttgacgaAAGACTTTGATAggctttgaaaaataaaggagacattgaagtctcaaCAAACAGTTTCTGATAGCtttggaaaagtaaagaagactttgatagtcttgacaaaagacattgaagcctTTGAAATGTAGAGAAaactgtgatagtcttgacaaaagacattgaagtctttgaaacgtaaagggcagaagacattgatagtctctgcaagacaacagactttgatagtcttggaaaAGTAAATAAGACCTTAATAGTCTTGAAGACAAAAgtctctgatagtctttgaagaTAAAGGGGGCagaagacattgatagtctctacaaaacaaaagactctgatagtcttgaaaatgtaaagaagactctaatagtcttgacaaaagactctgatgttctttgaaaagtaaagaagactctgagagtgtgtttggatggatacTTTCATCTgagtaattcattttaaatgagatattaaattactgtcattttaaatttagtgtttggataataatttaagaagaaattaaatacCTGGAATTTTAatagagaaatttaattaaccAAAACTGAGTCATATGAAATTCTCCTAAAAATCtaggaatttcaatttctcaaaacGTGTTCGTACTCACATCGTGCTTGTACTCATTAGTCTTCTTCCAAAGTCAAGCAATCTCTATGTTCGAAATGGCTCGTAAGAAGCAAACCGCAAGGAAGTCCACTAGAGGAAAAGCTTCAAGAAAGCAACTTGCCATGAAAGCAGCACGCAAGTCCGCTCCGGCGACCGGCGGCGTGAAGAAGCCGCACCGTTTCAGGCCAAGTACGGTGGCACTGAGGGAGATCCGAAAGTACCAGAAGAACACCGAGCTTCTCATAAGGAAGCTTCCTTTCCAGAGACTCGTAAGGGAAATCGCTCAGGACTTCAAGACCAATCTCTACTTCCAGAGTAGCGCTGTCTCCACTCTCCAGGAAGCCGCAGACGCCTACCTCGTTGTGCTCTTCGAGGACACCAACCTCTGCACCATTCACCCAAGAGAGTTACCATTATGCCCAAAGACTTAGGCCTACCTTGTTGGGCTCTTGTTTATTTTCAttgaatattgaaattttaatttttaaataaatatttaaaaatgaaaatttgaattttattgaaattgaatcACTTTGTCCaaacaaggaaattaaaatacaagaattTGAATTGcctcatccaaacaaaatatttacaaaaggaAAGGAATTGAAATCAAggcaatcaaaatgttatgaatttaaatttcttagaaatttttaaattcctcatccaaacacatggTGATAGTCTTAATAAAAGACTCTGATggtatttgaaatgtaaagggcataagacattgatagtctctgAAAGACAACAAACTTTGATATTTGATAGTCttggaaaaataaagaatactttgatagtcttgacaaaagacattgaagtcttcaaaatgtaaagaagactgtgatagtcttgacaaaagacattgaagtatttgaaatgtaaagaagactgtgatagtcttgacaaaagactctgatggtctttgaaatgtaaagaagactgtgatagtcttgacaaaagacccTGATAGTCtcggaaaagtaaagaagactatgatagtcttgacaaaagactctgatagtctcggaaaagtaaagaagactctgatagtcttgacaaaagactctgatggtctttgaaatgtaaagaagactgtgatagtcttgacaaaagacattgaagtctttgaaatgtaaagggcAGAAGACATTGATAGCCTCTACAAGACAACAGAATTTGATAGTCTTGGAAAAtaaagaagactttgatagtcgtGAAAGTCTTTCACTAAAACATGAACACgcttagcaaagaaacaaaccccTAAACTGATCagaacaacatatatttttgaagaaaaacaatgtgactACTGGGGAAGGAAAGCATGCagatagaatttctcataaccacaaatgagatttaagacattagcatttcatttctaaaatagcattagaagaaacactgggtccaactgaATAGAGGAAAACTGCTCAAGTCGTATAAAGTCTCACATAGGCAAGTGTTTCGTCTTAACTCCAAACCACAGATATGTCGTAGATTGactttgcaagtcatttcccatcaaatcaaagataatatgcgtaatcatcatggatcaataggactttaatAAGGTTGGATTTTGGGGTAGGAAATTTGGCTTAGGTTGTTCGAgcctttcctttttctgtttccttttctctttggttCGGCACGGAATAAGAGCGGACACAAAGATTCGATTTGTAACTAAAATAGGTGATTGCTTTACACATCCCCCAAGTTTTAACCAAGTTactattgcttttcttttatattttctctttcgaCAATTTTGCACATTGTTCAgacattgtctggtccaaagaaccccttttttgtttttattttctttttcttttcttcaatctttgattgattgattctttttctttctctccttttttttttctttctttttcttctttttcttttcttttgacgAACATACCTAAGGTAAGAGAAGCTTCGCTTGGAAGATCCTCCTATTCTCTCTTCCTAGGGTAAGGCTGGAAATTTCCATCCTAGGTCAAGGTCATGGCCAAAAAATCGACGTTTGGCTCAACAAGCCTGCCAATGGCGGGACATGGTGTATGTCGGGATATCTGTTTAGCAAATGGCTCAGAAATAAGGGAATGCCCAAATCATTTCCATGAAACACATATCATgataattagaaattcatgcataaTTAATCATAGCACAtatccatgtggacactcaaataTAAGGCTTTGTGGCCATGCAAACACTAAccatgtgtttggatgaggaatttaaaaatttctaggAAATTCAAATACACAACATTTTGATTGCCTTGATttaaattcctttcattttgtaaatattttgtttggatggggcaattcaattttttgtattttaatttccttgtttggacaaagtaattcaatttcaatgaaattcaaatttttatttttaaatatttatttaaaaattaaaatttcaatattgaatgaaaataaatacgagtcattttttaaatagttaaatattcaaaataaatttaatgctatacaatatataacaataaatttatttaatatttaataattaaataatcaaaataattttaatgctaaACAATTTTGAATCTTACACAATATTCTTGTAGTAACACAAAAAAGAAACttggattaaatatttttattaaggtcATTAAACAAGTGTAATGTAGTAAAACCCATGGAGTGTGAAAAATAGAAGATGCAGAGAGAGAACAACAttgacaaaaatagaaaattttgtagACAATAGTGAAATcgaaaggaagaaaagagagagGTAGGTTGTTTCTTCATTGTGCAAAAATGGAAGCAGAAGCAGCAGCGTTGAAGTTGAAGTCCACACATTCAACAAAATGAGAGCAAGGAGCTCAAAATGGAAACAACCCACTCTCTCTCATTTTGAGCTCCTTGCTCTTTCTCTCTCCACACATTCAACCTCCGCTCCACCCATGACCTCGTCACTCCAAAGATCGACCCTTCCCTCTTCAACCAGAGCACCGGCTCCTACCGCCAAACCTACTCCCACCCCCAGCAGTCCTCCACCACTGACCGCCGCCGCCTCGCCAATCCTACCCAAGAGGAAGCGTGGCAGAAAGCCCAAAGTCAAACTCCACTTGGATCACTGCTACCACGAAATCGACATAATTGTTAATCCAAACGGCGTCGTTATGGATCTCCACCAACTCGCCAACTCCCAAGACCCCTTTGCTGAGGAACTCAAGAGACGCACTGAGGGTTTGCATAACAAAGAGGAGCTGCTAGGGTTTCTAAGAGACTTGCCTGGACAGTGGGGGAGCCGCTGGTATGGAGAAAGGAGTGAGTACGTtctgagaaattgaaattctttggtttttaagagaatttcatatgacttattttttgttaattaaaattctctattaAAATTccagatatttaatttttcttaaaattattatccaaacactaaatttaaaatgacagCTATTCCACATctcatttaaaatgaattactccGTTGAAAGTATCCATCCAAACACATAGTAAGGCTTAGGATTTGTTTCCACATTCAGGCCAAACCAGTGTTTCAACGACCACTTTTATCAAGTCATACAAACATCTGAGTCCATTTTGGCATTCAAGAAAATCTTTCGTTGTTTTCACCCTCTAGGTGCACAtttcttttcttcaaaaaaCCTTTCATGTTTTGATCCGtgaattttccaaagaaaactggcaatcatttctcttttttttttttcaaaagaatgttagttttagttgtttttttaagaaaaagtttGTAATCTAGGAAAAGTTGTTACCCGAGATCACACTTATCAAAGGAACACAAGGCGTGTGAATGAAACGAAACCATACACAAAAtccctatttttttattgtttagttTTCTCGCTTCAAACAAACTATCACAATGAAATAGTACGACAACATGTTGGAAGCAATAAAGTTTCATCACaatgtgataaaaaaacacaaactgaaagcgataaaataaagttaaattccATCACAATGAGATAACAAACAAATACCGAAAgcgataaaaacaaaataaagacgaGTTCACAGTTTTAGGCGATCCTGGCCAAGCGACTCTGCTTCCTCAAAGGAACAAGTCCATCACATCGGCCACGTCATCGTCTTCCCAAGCTCCATCTTCATCTTTGGGGGTCCCTACGGCCATGCAACTGTGGCCCTGAATTGCTTGGGAGTAGGCCATGGGAAAAGGCTGGGATCTTGGCTCTGCTGATGCAGGGTGTACTGGTAAAAGCTGTCATTCAGCTGCACCTTACCCTTATGATTGGCTGCCTGCTGGTCGGTCACATGctgcatatatgcatgcatctGGAGCTCCATCCTCCCATTGTGAGCAGAGATGGACTCTAGAGATGGTGGCTATCGTAGAGGTGGCGACGGTGCATTTGTGGCTGACTGCTGCTGGTCCTCCCCTTGCTGTTGTGCCTGACCCTATTATTGTGCCTGCCTTGGCATGCAATACTTTTCTATGAAGGCCCTATTAATGGGAGGCCGGATAAGCTTTGTGGGAGTAACCGACACCCCATAGAACTGGTAGAGGCCCATGATCAAGGCTGGAAACCCCAATGCTCTGTTGGACTTTTCTGGGTTCACTGGGTGTTTGGGAGGCGTGATTCCTGCAAATTGATAAATGCCATCTGAGATCAACTGGGCCACATGAACACTCACCTGGGTCAAGATGGCGTAGaccaactgacacttcggcaaGGGAAGAtcagaattatgatcgctggggaggatgttgctgagaagcagtgtcatccagatctgtgtcagggtggtcatgctaGTGTGCATGATCCACACCCATCTCCCCATCACACTCTGTGCAAAGTCCTATCCTGGAATGCATAACAGCTAGCCCATGGCCTCCTTATCAAATCCTGAGGCTTGGCTCCTCTTCTGACTGAACTCGCAATGTTGCCCCTCTTCCAGGACCAATGGATGCCCCAAAAACTGATTAATGGCATCTTCATCAAAGGGGACCCATTGGCCCCGCACCCGGAGCGCTTATCCCTCACTCCTTCCTCTATGGGCCATGCATTATCGTAGAACTCCATGACTATTTTTGGATCATACTTAGCCATGGACCCCGCAAGTTGAGTCCACTGCCTCTTGGCAATTTCCTCCTGGAACTCAACATACTCTCCCTCTCTCAATTGGACCTCgtctctccttgaggaaagaccaACTCTTGATTGCTTCAAAGCAGTGTTGGTGTTCCTCACTCCGAAACCGGTGTCCGTCAAATTCCATATCCGCTTGTGGGGCCGCACTGGATCCTTCTCCAATGgcctccttccttgccttcttAGAGAGAAGCTTCTTTGGAGCCATTGCCTGAAAAGACATGTTCATAAAGTTAGTTTGCACGAACCGCACAACCATCATTTCAGCTATCTTAAACAAGCAAAGGCCAAACAATTTTAAAGGGTGAATATTTCTTTTCACCAAATGCAAGTGTCACCGTGCAATTAGAAAACAATCATACATCGATGCATAtgtcattttattatatatatttttttgaaaagcatTTTAGCTACCTAGAT
It includes:
- the LOC100812562 gene encoding LOW QUALITY PROTEIN: histone H3.2 (The sequence of the model RefSeq protein was modified relative to this genomic sequence to represent the inferred CDS: inserted 1 base in 1 codon); this translates as MARKKQTARKSTRGKASRKQLAMKAARKSAPATGGVKKPHRFRPSTVALREIRKYQKNTELLIRKLPFQRLVREIAQDFKTNLYFQSSAVSTLQEAADAYLVVLFEDTNLCTIHXKRVTIMPKDLGLPCWALVYFH